A DNA window from Thermococcus sp. 4557 contains the following coding sequences:
- a CDS encoding VanZ family protein — translation MRRRLLLLYVLLLLFLNLTPRVPSSPVANGDKLAHLVEFAALGFLGWCLWPYLLPLPFLLEFLQLFVPGRTFSFADMAANLIGFTLGLIAGWWYEGRNEGAPLLNKRRD, via the coding sequence TTGAGGCGAAGGCTTCTCCTCCTCTACGTGCTCCTCCTTCTGTTTCTGAACCTGACCCCGAGGGTTCCGTCGTCGCCCGTGGCCAACGGGGATAAACTGGCCCATTTGGTGGAATTTGCCGCTCTGGGCTTTCTTGGATGGTGCTTGTGGCCCTACCTGCTGCCCCTGCCGTTCCTCCTGGAGTTTCTCCAGCTCTTCGTCCCCGGGAGAACGTTCTCCTTCGCCGACATGGCCGCAAACCTAATAGGCTTCACCCTCGGACTCATCGCGGGGTGGTGGTATGAAGGTCGTAACGAAGGAGCTCCGCTTCTCAACAAAAGGCGAGATTGA
- a CDS encoding secondary thiamine-phosphate synthase enzyme YjbQ yields the protein MKVVTKELRFSTKGEIDLIDITREVERIVDESGIENGYVLVFVPGATGAIVTIEHESGLLEDFKRALKELVPKGKGYLHDRIDDNAHSHLRATLLGASECFPVVDGRLVRGTWQQIFFVELDVRPRHRRVIVQVMGE from the coding sequence ATGAAGGTCGTAACGAAGGAGCTCCGCTTCTCAACAAAAGGCGAGATTGACCTCATCGACATAACCCGTGAGGTCGAGAGAATCGTTGATGAGTCTGGAATCGAGAACGGATATGTTCTGGTCTTCGTTCCCGGAGCGACGGGTGCGATAGTCACGATAGAGCACGAGTCCGGCCTTCTGGAGGACTTCAAGCGAGCGCTGAAGGAGCTTGTTCCCAAAGGCAAAGGTTACCTCCACGACAGGATAGACGACAACGCCCACAGCCACCTACGGGCAACTCTCCTCGGGGCGAGCGAATGCTTCCCCGTCGTTGACGGCAGGCTCGTGCGCGGAACCTGGCAGCAGATTTTCTTCGTCGAGCTCGACGTGAGGCCGAGGCACAGGCGCGTTATAGTGCAGGTTATGGGGGAGTGA
- a CDS encoding PLDc N-terminal domain-containing protein — MGEMVFFGALYLLGILLMSLQLLALVWVIYDVLTKQKRMPDVEKVIWIVLAFLFTILGALVYYLLVKRNGKYEENREEPPVY, encoded by the coding sequence ATGGGCGAAATGGTATTCTTCGGCGCATTATACCTACTAGGTATCCTCCTGATGAGCCTCCAGCTGCTCGCCCTTGTGTGGGTCATCTACGACGTCCTCACAAAGCAGAAGAGAATGCCGGACGTTGAAAAGGTCATCTGGATAGTCCTGGCGTTCCTCTTCACGATACTGGGAGCGCTGGTGTACTACCTGCTCGTCAAGAGAAATGGCAAATACGAGGAGAACCGCGAGGAGCCGCCCGTCTACTGA